One Gordonia pseudamarae genomic window, CTTTCGCCTTGACCTGGTCGTCGGCCGCCCGGATCGGCCCGAACGCCCCCTGTTGCCGGTGCTGCTCGACGGCGAGAGCTGGCGGCACCGGAACACCATTTCCGACCGCGACATCCTGCCGGTCGACGTGCTCACCAATCTCATGGGCTGGCCGAAGGTTGCGCGTATCTGGTGGCCGATGTGGTTGCAGAACCGGGAATTGGTGATCGAGGAGATCCACACGGCTGCCGACGAGGCCGAGGCCGAACTGGACCGCCGGGCACCGGTCATCGAGCCGCCTCGGATACCGAACCCGTCGGATTCATCCATATCCGATCCCGAGGTGTCTGATGCTGCGGCACGGGATCTGGTGAAGGCGGATGCCGGTGCGCGGAGTCCTGTGACAACAGAAGCTATTGAGCTGCACGACTATTCCGAACCGGAACCGGCCGCGCAGGGTGTGGTCGATGAGGCACCGGCCCAGCCGGACCGAGAACCCGTCGATCTCATCCGGAATGACCTGCCGGTGGTTGTCGGCGAGGGTGTTGGCGCGCCCGAGCTCGCCGAAGTGCGGTCGGCGCCGGTGGTCACGGCACCGCAGGCCGAGCCGTCGCCGGAGTCGACGCCGGTCATCGGAGAGTTTCGGGCTGCAGGGGAGGACGTGGTCGGCGAACGAGCCACACTCGATTCCTTGCCGGACAGGACCGCGGTCAAGATCGTCCGCGCAGAATTGCGGGATGTGATCGCCACAGAGGCGCCGATCCGGATCGACAGGCTCGCTCGGATCGTCGCGCACCGGCACGATCTGCACCGGGTATCGGCGGCACGATTCAGGGCCATCGACGCGGTGGTCCGGACTCTGGTGGTCGCAGAGTCCTACCGCGCCAGCCAGATTTTCGGTGATTTCGTGTGGCCTGACCACATCGACGCCGCAACGTGGACCGGTTATCGCACAGGTGGTGGACCGGGCAGGGCGTTCGGCGAGATCGCGCCGGAGGAGATCGCCAACGCGATGTGTGCGGTGCAGTCGGACCATCCTGATATCGACGAGGACCAGTTGTTTCGCGAGACCGCCGCGATCTTCGGCACCACCCGGCTCGGCAAGATCGTCCGGACCCGGCTGGAGGACGTCCGGGAACACCACCTCGACCAGGCCGGTGTTCGCGCAGCGCTATGACCCGGTGCGGGTGACGGTGAAGGTCGAGCAGCTGGAATTGGCTACGGTGCCGGTGAGCTCGGTGGGGGATTCGAGGCGGCCGACCAGGTCGACCATGGTGTAGCCGGTGGGCTGGTCGATCCATTCCTTCTGGTTGAACCGGTAACTGTCATCGGGGTCGGTGGTGACCGTCATGCGGTAGCTGCCCCGCGGCACGTCGGGGTTGGCGGGTAGCGGACCGAAACTGAAGACCACGTCGGCGCGGGGCAGATCACTGCCGGCCGGGGATGCCGACACCGTTAGGGTCAGTGCGGTATTGCCCTGGCCGCAGATGTAGGTGCCCTCCCACGTGCCGACGAGCTTATTGGGATTCGAACGCTGCCCGACGGGTAGCGGAGTTGCTTCTCCGTCAATGGTGCACGCACTGACGCCGGCCGTGATAGCCGTCGCCACCAGGGCGAGGCGGACCGGACGAAGGCAGCGGACTGTCGGCATGACCACGAATAGTAGCGGCGGTTCTACGTCCGGCGAGGGATGACCAGCAGTTGACCGGTTTCAGGGTGCGGCCAGGTTTCCACCGGGTGATCGTAGGTGTCCGAGAGCAGGTCCGCGGTCATCACCTCGGCGGTGGGGCCGTGCGCCAGGAGATGACCGTCCTTCATCACGGCGACCTGGTCGGCGTAGGCGGCGGCCAGTGACAGATCGTGTACGACGATCAGCACCGCGGTGCCGTCGTCGCGCTGGCGGCGCAGGATGTCCAGGACCGCTTCCTGGTGGTGTATGTCAAGGGCGGCGGTCGGTTCGTCGAGCATCATCACCGGCGCGCACTGGGCCAGTGCCCGGCCGAGCGAGACCCGTGCCTGTTGGCCACCGGAGAGCTGGGAGAACGGGCGGTCGAGAATGCCGCCCAGGTCGCAGGCGTCGATGGCATCGGCGATGATCTGCGGGGAGTGCGCCGCCCACGGGGTGCGCAGCCACGGGAACCGGCCCATCTCCACCACCTCGGCCACGGTGAACGGGGTGTCGGTGCGGTTGGTCTGGGTGACCAGTGATCGCTGACGGGCGAGGTCGCGGTGACTGATCGAGTGGATGTCGCGTCCGTTGATGTGCACCGTGCCCGACGCGGGACGGCGCACCCCCGACAACGCCGACAACAGCGTCGACTTGCCGCAACCGTTGGGGCCGACGAGGGCGCACAGCGAGCCGCCCGCAACGGTCAGCGACACTCCCGCGACCACTTCCCGTCCGCCGAGCGTGATGTGGATATCGTCCGCGACCAGACCTGTCACCTCGCTCACCAGCCCGCCCCCGCGTGCCTGCTGCGGCGCAGCAGGATGAAGAACAGCGGGCCGCCGATCAGTGCGGTGAACATGCCGATCGGCAGATCGGCGTCACCGATCATGGTGCGCGCCGCCAGGTCGGCACACACCAGTACCAGCGCACCGCCGATGAGGCTCGCCGGCAGCAGGGTGGCGTGACGCGGACCGAGGACCAGGCGCATCACGTGCGGGACGATCAGCCCGACGAACATGATGATCCCGGCGAACGCGACGGCTGCGGCGGTGAGGATCGCCACCAGCACGATCGCCTGACGGCGGACCACCTCCACGTTGACGCCGAGGGATGCCGCCTGGATGTCGCCGAGGGCCAGCAGGTCGAGTTTGTGGCTGAGCGCCAGTGCGCCGGCGCAACCGGCGACGATCAGCGGCGCCGACACCCACACCTGATTCCACGACGCGCCGGCCACCGAACCCAACTGCCAGAACACGATCTGCTCCCGGTCGGACGGGTTGGCCACGAACGTCAGATAGGCGATGATGCCGGTCGCGAAGGCGTTCACCGCGATACCGGTGAGTACCAGCATGATGGTCGACGACGCG contains:
- a CDS encoding heme ABC transporter ATP-binding protein, producing MSEVTGLVADDIHITLGGREVVAGVSLTVAGGSLCALVGPNGCGKSTLLSALSGVRRPASGTVHINGRDIHSISHRDLARQRSLVTQTNRTDTPFTVAEVVEMGRFPWLRTPWAAHSPQIIADAIDACDLGGILDRPFSQLSGGQQARVSLGRALAQCAPVMMLDEPTAALDIHHQEAVLDILRRQRDDGTAVLIVVHDLSLAAAYADQVAVMKDGHLLAHGPTAEVMTADLLSDTYDHPVETWPHPETGQLLVIPRRT
- a CDS encoding FecCD family ABC transporter permease, giving the protein MSADTSTTVHPDGAARPPARRQRSQLTRNVVIIAGMLIALAALVVLSAGSGKVSIPPSEVLGSLAHHWHLNIGPLPTHQNGEETLWNVRFPRIVLGLIVGAGLGAGGCLLQGVLANPLAEPGIVGVSSGAAIGACLVIVVGGSSSNEWALAGAAFVFGLFTTASVYLLSLRDGASSTIMLVLTGIAVNAFATGIIAYLTFVANPSDREQIVFWQLGSVAGASWNQVWVSAPLIVAGCAGALALSHKLDLLALGDIQAASLGVNVEVVRRQAIVLVAILTAAAVAFAGIIMFVGLIVPHVMRLVLGPRHATLLPASLIGGALVLVCADLAARTMIGDADLPIGMFTALIGGPLFFILLRRSRHAGAGW